The following are encoded in a window of Magnolia sinica isolate HGM2019 chromosome 11, MsV1, whole genome shotgun sequence genomic DNA:
- the LOC131219528 gene encoding FRIGIDA-like protein 1, producing the protein MASVESISAAIESVAAKKENLRKAFEDLRSQPATLPSFAFCWKDLEDYFDSMEKSIHQSFEDLKFKEHRKQQLLQPTIESLPSHKEKSLEKDPANEPEKLEQDRLPELKSRSVEMDRKEFWSFFAKSSNDLMNIRDQITAALQSVPDPAELVLDAMEEFSIPPNSNFFLHELRLISPEIKAHVKEKALKVAVEAKGQVLKGGKKTKRARTFLNFVSTYGLGSAFDADELLDFVILVTQWVAHSINLCRDLGLSKKIPDLVHRLTSMGRLLEAVKFICAFELTDKFPPASLLKKFLQDAEKCTQEIREKGNNSIQAQNLATKKELFATKAVIKTIDELKLESEYPCEPLLKRIVELEKLMEAVPKPHQQPAIVHGAEGKDKSKMEEATSKPLQHLAIKPESDGEHTSKMEEAVVPKPQQQPAINQKTDVKCTATIVAPKPQQPPAIELKADGLHAVIKQRARRGKRGGRKHAAKMEGLRPQQEPASKRPRPTAATDSSFPMMTLGNPPAMQVGGAQPYLRSAGTYGLVGPSNGPSILAASGQLGPPMHLQHLMQSSLYNNPIVHPSSGHLPPPQPYHPSYYP; encoded by the exons ATGGCTTCTGTTGAGTCGATTTCAGCGGCGATCGAATCCGTTGCTGCGAAGAAGGAGAATCTTCGGAAAGCCTTCGAAGATCTCCGATCACAGCCGGCCACTCTACCTTCCTTTGCGTTTTGTTGGAAAGATCTTGAAGATTACTTTGATTCGATGGAAAAATCCATCCACCAAAGCTTCGAAGATCTCAAATTCAAAGAACATAGGAAGCAACAGCTGCTTCAACCCACCATCGAATCTCTCCCGTCGCATAAAGAAAAATCTCTGGAGAAAGATCCGGCAAATGAACCGGAGAAATTGGAGCAGGATCGTCTTCCAGAGCTGAAATCACGCTCCGTCGAGATGGATAGAAAGGAATTTTGGTCTTTCTTTGCTAAGAGCAGCAATGATCTCATGAACATCCGTGATCAGATCACTGCGGCCCTCCAATCTGTACCCGACCCTGCAGAGCTAGTTTTGGATGCGATGGAAGAGTTCAGCATCCCCCCAAATTCGAACTTCTTCTTGCACGAGCTGAGGTTGATCTCGCCTGAGattaaggcccatgtgaaagaGAAAGCATTGAAAGTGGCGGTTGAAGCGAAAGGCCAGGTTTTGAAGGGTGGAAAAAAGACAAAAAGGGCACGCACATTTTTGAACTTTGTATCTACATACGGCTTGGGTTCTGCTTTTGATGCGGATGAGCTGCTGGATTTTGTCATTCTTGTTACTCAGTGGGTGGCGCATTCGATTAATCTTTGCCGGGATCTTGGTCTTTCTAAGAAGATTCCTG ACCTTGTTCATAGATTGACAAGTATGGGGCGGCTGCTTGAAGCTGTTAAATTCATATGCGCTTTCGAGCTCACAGACAAGTTCCCTCCAGCATCTCTTCTCAAGAAATTCTTACAGGATGCAGAGAAGTGCACTCAAGAAATCCGAGAAAAGGGGAATAACTCAATTCAAGCCCAG AATCTGGCCACCAAGAAGGAACTCTTTGCCACCAAGGCAGTAATCAAAACCATTGACGAATTGAAGCTTGAATCCGAATACCCATGTGAGCCGCTTCTCAAGCGCATTGTCGAGTTGGAGAAGCTTATGGAGGCCGTCCCCAAGCCCCACCAGCAGCCAGCAATTGTGCACGGGGCAGAGGGGAAAGATAAATCTAAGATGGAGGAGGCCACCTCCAAGCCCCTACAGCATCTGGCTATCAAGCCAGAGTCAGATGGGGAACATACATCCAAGATGGAGGAGGCAGTTGTCCCCAAGCCCCAGCAACAGCCAGCGATCAACCAGAAGACAGATGTGAAATGTACTGCAACTATAGTGGCTCCCAAGCCCCAACAACCGCCAGCGATCGAGCTGAAGGCAGATGGACTGCATGCTGTAATCAAGCAGAGGGCGCGCCGTGGAAAACGTGGTGGGAGAAAACATGCCGCGAAGATGGAAGGCCTAAGGCCCCAGCAAGAGCCAGCAAGCAAGCGGCCTCGCCCAACAGCAGCAACAGACTCTTCCTTCCCCATGATGACACTAGGTAATCCACCAGCAATGCAGGTAGGTGGGGCTCAACCATATCTGCGTTCAGCTGGTACTTATGgtttggtggggcccagcaaTGGTCCTAGCATCTTGGCAGCATCTGGGCAGTTGGGCCCACCAATGCATCTTCAACATCTCATGCAGTCAAGTTTGTACAATAATCCTATAGTTCATCCCTCGTCTGGTCATTTGCCACCACCGCAACCATACCATCCGTCTTACTATCCTTGA